In one window of Nakamurella sp. PAMC28650 DNA:
- a CDS encoding ferredoxin, whose translation MQIWADRDRCEGHGLCADVAPEVYELDDDTVVMLRHRQLPPELERKAEAGARVCPVAALRTTP comes from the coding sequence ATGCAGATCTGGGCCGACCGCGACCGCTGCGAGGGGCATGGGCTCTGCGCGGATGTCGCTCCGGAAGTCTACGAATTGGACGACGACACCGTCGTGATGCTCCGGCATCGGCAGCTTCCCCCGGAATTGGAGCGCAAAGCCGAAGCAGGCGCGCGGGTCTGCCCGGTGGCAGCCCTGCGGACCACCCCATGA